The window GAAATACTTATTGTCTGGCCCTTCACTTAAAAAGTTTGCCAGCCACTTGCTTAGAATATGTAGCTTATATGAGACACAGAAATATATGATGTTTCCCAGGATCACTCCCTTTCAAttccataaaattatattctataaggcaattagattttttttaagaacataaaTTCCTTAACAGAAAAGGTTTAGTTTGTATACTTTGGACTTAGTGATATGTACACATTATAAGAATTGaataatagaacaaaaaaaaagccTTGAGAAGAGTTACAAACTTCCATGACAGAATTGAATACAGCAATCACAAAATTATCTAACTTGACTAATTTCTGCCGTTTCATTATCTTCCTAAACCACCACCACAGATCCTCTCTCTATCTCTAGATTGTTAGCTTGTGTAACTGCCAGTGAAATAGAACCCTCTTAGGCTGATTCCTTAAACCAAATCCTACTGCTGAAAATTTACAATGGCAACTTCCTTCCCCCCAGTATAGACTCTGTCTCCATCACAATCACAAAGTCTGAAAGACTTATTGGAGCCACTGCTGCAGAAGGGGTGCCAGGCCTGCACTGTGCACCTGGGGAAGTGGTGGGTGGTTGTCCCTGCAGGAGCAAAGGGGGCTCCTTTACTGCAGTGAGGAAAAAGCAAGTGGGAGGAAAATTCTTTCAATAGACTAGGAAATTTCTTCCATTCTTGCTATCTTTGATTTTCTGGAACAGAGGTTCTCAGGAGACAATTCCTAAAACAGATTAAGATTTGAAACTGAGCTTTCAACTAGGAAAAACAGGATCAATAAAATCTAAAATTTCCCTGGAGTGAGAATACATTCATCATATAAAAGTGGTGCTATAAGCGGTTTGTGTTCTCTTCTCCACAGGCAGGGTCTCAGGTGAACCTTACGCCTAACAGAGAGGAGATCATTTACCTTAGAGGAAAgagatttcttatttaaaaagtttgtaaaagaatgaaaacatgaCAAACCATTAGTAAGAATCTTTGACAGAACTCAAACCCACAGAGTAGTTCTGTGATATTTGCCTAGGTGTGTATAACCCTTTCTGAAGATGAGTGGTTTtcattatcaaaaataaaatcatacactAATTTTTATGTTGAGATCCTTGTTCAATGCTAATCTGATAAGCAACAACCTTGAGACAATAGCGATTTTGATCCTCCTACTTCTTTGTGTTGGCCTATCAAAAAGTTTATAAAAAGCTTGAATAAATTTAACaggatatttaatttttagtttctgctacattttcctttgaaaaataattaaaataggaaaaaggAGCCAGAGTACAAGTGACAAAGGCAGACACTGAAATTATAAAATCTAGACACAACTTTGTGTCTCTTTAGTTACCATGCTAAGATTTTGGGACATTTCTAAGATATAAAGATACACAATCCCATTATAAGTAGCACAAGTCACTGTTCTTACAAGCCGGCTACCCAAAGTATAATATCATAGTATGAAATGATAATTGTTTTGTTGGCTTATAAAATAATGCTTAGGGAATTTCTGATGATTACTTTTAAAAGACcacaaattaaaagtaaaaaaaataaaatatcctaagCCTGCTAGTAGCCTGGGTTATAACATGTTCAGGTATTTAACAAATAGTATTGAGAACTCTGCAAGGCACCGTCTTACACTCACACTTCCCTTTAAAAGAGTAATGCATGATCACTATCAACTTATCCTTGGTGTTTTCAAAATTAGTATTTGTTCCGAATTATTTGTTTACCTATAGGTGGCACCAGCTAAAACGACAAAAATAATAAACTCATTACTTTGTATACATGAAGTGGACAAGTGGTACTTATTTTCTTGAAGACTTCAAAGATTTATGTTCTAACAAACATGCTAATTCACTGAAGGCCCAACACATGTGTCATAAAACCTCAGCAGCCCCACTGTGTGAGCAAAAGCCACGGACACGACCCGCCTTGATAGAACAGTCAGTACCATAGGTTAAGCTGTCCTTACTTGGTAGCTTTTACTCTCAGTGTTTTCATATTATCAGCAGATGTTAAATCTTCAGAGAAAGAGTTTATCCATTGGACATTTTGGTATCTTTTCCCCGAGATAGCACCAATTTAGTGTTTCCACCGAAATAAAGGTAGACGTTGGTCACCCAGAATCTTTACAATAACTCAGGGAGACTGAAACATTCGCATGTATTTTTCTAAGTTTCCAGGAAATGTTATATTTCAGCAAAACTTAAAATCTTTTACTACAAAGAGtttggaaaaggaagaaaatgccaTTCatatattcagtaaatatttattgagggcttcCTATGTAGGCACTGCATTATATGTTGTGAGGCAAAGAGGTGGCTCCAAAGATAAGCCTGATATAgaccctgccctcaaggaattcATGTGATACTGAGTGACAAGACACAGACTTGTAAATAATTATGGTACAGGGTATATAATAACCTCTAAGCGAGGTCAATAAAGACTCCTAACAGATTTCATAAGAGGAAGTGAGCAACCTTAAAAATGTCTGCATCAGCAATTTTATTACTTCGTTTTGAATCACAAAGCCCCAGTGCAAATCTCCCTGAGGGAGACCCCCTGAATGTAATACAATTAGCAACTGAGAAGTCCCTaatacagtggttttcaaccttggctgcacattagaatcacctgggaatctttttaaaatcctgatttctgggcctcatcctccggaaattctgtttctttgttactaatgttgtggccccaccccataacaaagaaacagaatttccggaggatgaagcccagaaatcaggattttaaaaagattcccaggtgattctaatgtgcagccaaggttgagaaccactgctaataGAAAATATCCAAACTGTGGCATCTTTCTGGTTCTGGCGAGGCCACCAAGATTCAATAACACCCAGAGTCCTGAGGATCTTATAGACAGGGTTGTCAGCCCCCCTGAGTATGGATAATTGTCATGCATTTATGAGGTGCTGCCGCTTTAAAAACATGTTTCCACCCAGTATCTGTTAATTATTACCCCCGAGGAACAGGCTGGCACCAGGAAAAGGGCAGCCAGGACACCAGGGTTCTAATTCTGCTCAGCCCTCTCTGATGTAAAATGAGGGGGTTGGTCACCAGATTCTCCCCCAGGTTCCTTGGGTAGCGAGGAGGGCAGGGCACATTCTATTATCACCATTTCATAGCGAGGGAACCCAAGGTCAGGAGAGCCTAAGGAGCCTGCCCAAGGGCTCAGATAATAACTGCTCTCCAACACTGGAGATTAGCCACCAGGCTTATGAGGACAAAACATTTTCTCCAGTGTGGTACTCAGAACCACACCTCACATTTGTGCGCAAGAAGACAAACAGAGGCCTAGATAGCCTTCGTCTGAGTATTTATTATACATCGAGATAACAAACTGATAAAATATGACCCTCCCACCTTGACAAATACCTCTTCCCAAGGACCTGCCCGGCCAGGTGTGAACTATGAATTCTTGGACTCTTCCCAGGGACAGGCTGCAAGGTCACAGGGAAGAAAGAGCTGACTCCCAGGGACCCCTCTTCCTGCCCTAAGGAGGGGCCCAACGTTGCAGGAAGGGCTCGGGGGTCCAAGCACTGTACACACTCCAACCAAGACCCATTtctgggcacagggtggggtCAGAGGCCCAGGCAGATCCTGAGAGAGGCTTTGGTGCTGCTTAGGTAGGGGATTTCAGAATTCCGACGACCTGGAGCAGGGGCGGGGCCCAGaaggccctcgaaatcatttggcctggccctgccaaggctttagatgtgagttcattaaatgtttgaccatatATAGCAGGCTAGCTTTTAAGATGATAATTCCCTATGGCCCACAAAAGGCCCTTGGCCGACAAAAGGTTTTGCACCCCTGAGTCCTGGAGAATGAATGGTCTAGAGGAGAGGTCTGGCTCTTGGAGCTGTGGGAAGGGGCACAGCCAGGGGAGAGCAGACCGTGGCAGTGGGCAGAGGTCCCTTTTGCTTCGGTTTAAGAGCCAGTCTGATTACAAGACCTCACGATTCAGCCTAAGAGTAAATAAAATCCGGAAACTTTCTTGTGTAAAGGCAGTATGGACGATTGGTTACAAGCAGCCAAAACACCTGCGACCCTAGCGTGGCTACTCACCACCTGTGAAATCTCAAGCAAGTTACTGAACATCTTAGGGCTTCCGTTTCCTCATCTTAAAGCAGATCATTGTTACGAGGAGTAAGAGATGGCGTGTGGAAAGGCTTCGCAGACATTAAACGCTGGATAAATGTTGTGAGGTTCTCTCCAGCTGCATTGGGTGAACTTGCCTCCCTCCGAAAGGTTTATCTGGAGAATTATATAAACAACGATATCCAGGCACTCTGATCATCAAGGTTCAACCCCTCTCTCCACTGAAGAGCGCGGCCAGGCGCGGGGCTTGGGCACCATCCACCCGCATCCAAGGCGTAGGCTGCCGCCCAGGTCCCGCAGGTCCCGTGGCCAAGGACTTGGGGCTGCAGACACGCACCGTACGAGCTACAGCCAGGGCTTCGGAGAAGGTTAACTCGCAAATGTGGCCGTGAGTCACGGCGGGGCTCAGGAACTGAAACCGTGTGAGCGCGCAGCACACCGCTTGGCTCATCCCTGATGAGGCGCGCAGTTAAGCCAGTGCAAGTGGCctgggattttttatttattttttattttttaaaaggcaggacCCGGCGCCAGTGTTGACGCAGCTCGGTTCCCTCCCATCCCACTCGCCTGGGAGCGCACGCTAATTCCCTAAGCCTCCTGACAGGTCTTGACATCTCCTTCGCCAGGAAAGAGGGAGACCCAGAGGCAAGTCCAGGCAGTTCCTGGCACCTCCCGGGAGGGTGAGCCGAGCCAAGTCTGGCGACTGCCCGCCCAAAGCGAAGACGTCTTCTAAGGGCAAGCCTGGGCACCCCCCACTCCTCCGTGTGGGAAGAAGCCACAGTGGCCCCTTTCCACATCCTAGCCGCCCTCCTCCTGCTGCCAAAGAACTCGGAAAGTTTGCTGATGCTTGTGGACCGAGCACTGCGACCAGCCCTATCTGCTCCCTTTAAAGGACAGTCGTGACTGGGCACCGAGAAGTCACGCTCTCTGGAAAACACCAACAAGGGGCTATATTTAGCTCTGAGCTCTCCGCCTAAATTCCTCTTATTTCTTGCACTCTTAGCTGCAAAACGACTAGCtgggggaagtgggagggagggggcggaggaGGAGCAGCCCAGAAAGAACAGCTGTGCCTCCGCCTCCGAACTCCAGCTCCATGCAAAGCCAATCACGGACGGAGGTTACTTTTCAGCCAATGAAGCGGCCCAAACTGACAAAACGTTGGCGGTGGCCAATGGGAGCGCACGCGAGGTGTGAGATTGGCGCCCGGGACCAATGGGCCGGGAGTCTGGGAGAGGTAATTCGAGCTGGAGTGTGGGTGTGCGGTGCAAAGGCTTCCTGCTTCTAAGCCCGAAAAccggctctgcccactgagcatGCCCTGACTAGCTGCGGGCGCCGCCGCCACGGACGGCCCGGGTTGCACTCTAGTCTCCGGGTTTTGGCGCGAGCCCGGTGGGGACGGGGTGGGACCCTCCGAGCGCTACCCTTTGGTCACTAGTGGTCACTAGAGGCTGCCCCGTCCCTCGTCGGAACAGTCATTCCGACCCGGTGTTCTCATTGTCTTGGTCCTGGAGATGCAGTCAGGGAGAGTCTGCCCGAAAAAGCGCacggtttaaaaaaaacaaaacaaactgcgCCGCGGGTGGTGGAGGATGCTCCACCCGCCGCTCCAGCGTCCAAATGTCCTTTGGGTCTCCGGCCCCGGGAGGCACAGCGCTGGGGATCGGGAGCGAGATCCTTGGACTTTCGATTGCGGGAGTCGGCGGGAGCAGAGCCTGCTCGGTGCCGAGTGCCCGCCGTGCCCACACACACTTCTTGCAGAGCCGCCGCCCTATGCGCGAACCCCAGCGCCGTGAAAGGCGGCCTCCATCGTCCCACCTGAGCGttcccagcccccctcaccccccgacTCCCCTCCTTCCAACACCTCCACAGCCCGACACATTTCCCCGGCGAGCTCCCACTCTCGGTCCTCTCCGGGATCCGCTCCTCCAGACTCAAATCGGGAGCCCCGCCTCCAgcgccgcccccgcccggccccccggAAAACCAGGAGCAGCGGATCCAgccggcgcggcggcggcggcggcgcactGGGCATGCTCGCCGGTGCGGGGAGGGCCCGGGTGCGCGCGGCGAGTAGGAAGCCCTCGCCCCGCGGAGGCTGCGGGAGAGAGCGCGCTGGGCCGCGGCGGAGGGCGCACGCTCCGCGGGGACTCATGCCACGCGCGTCCCGGCTCGGCGCGCAATTAGCAGCCACCTCCGCAGCCCGCCGCCACCGCGTCCCCGCCCTCCCGGGCTGCCGCGGCGAGAAACTGCAGCCGTCGCCTCGCACAGGCTGCCGGCATTGTCCTCCCCGTCCGCCGCTCAGGTTGCCGCCGCTGCCACCGCCGCGGGCTGCTGCGGGGCCCCGGACCCGAGCCCCAGGGACGCGCTGCCGCCGGCTGGCCCGGCGCCCGGCCCCGCGGGGTGATCGCTGCGTCCTGCGCTCCCCAGCCACCCGCCGCTCCTAGTTTTTTCCCTGCGGAGCCGAGGAAGGGGAGACGTCCCGCCGCCCAGCCTTAGCCCATCCCCGGCGCGCAGCCCCGACGGGGCCTCGGCGGGCGCGGCGAGAGCGCCGACGGAGCCATGAGAGAGTACAAAGTGGTGGTGTTGGGCTCGGGCGGCGTGGGCAAGTCCGCGCTCACCGTGCAGTTCGTGACCGGCTCCTTCATCGAGAAGTACGACCCCACCATCGAGGATTTCTACCGCAAGGAGATCGAGGTGGACTCGTCGCCGTCggtgctggagatcctggacacgGCGGGCACGGAGCAGTTCGCGTCCATGCGGGACCTGTACATCAAGAACGGCCAGGGCTTCATCCTCGTCTACAGCCTCGTCAACCAGCAGAGCTTCCAGGACATCAAGCCCATGCGGGACCAGATCATCCGCGTGAAGCGGTACGAGCGCGTGCCCATGATCCTGGTGGGGAATAAGGTGGACCTGGAGGGCGAGCGCGAGGTCTCCTTCGGCGAAGGCAAGGCCCTGGCCGACGAGTGGAGCTGCCCCTTCATGGAGACGTCGGCCAAAAACAAAGCCTCGGTGGACGAGCTGTTCGCCGAGATCGTGCGGCAGATGAACTACGCGGCGCAGCCCAACGGCGACGAGGGCTGCTGCTCGGCCTGCGTGATCCTCTGAGGCGCCCGCGGCCGCCGCGCCGGCCGCGCTCTGCGCACAAAAGCCAAACGCACCCCACTCTCTCCATGTGATTCCTCTTCTTGCTTTGAGATCGGAGACGACTTTGCCTTGCCCGGGCTGTCCCGGGATCCCGGCTGGCCTCTGCGGCCCAcgtcccccgcctcctccccgcgTCCGGAGGGGTGACCGGTCCTGACCATCTGAGACGCAGTGGAAATGTGGTTCTTTGCATCATGTACgtttctcattgatttttggTTGACGcctatttcccccctttcagTAACCGTTCAGGGTGCTGTCTTGGCGGCTTGACACCAGCGAGCGAAAGTTTcagtctggaaaaaaaaaagaaaaagaaaaaaaacggggtgggggaggaagaggacagggagaaggtggaaagaagggaggggggtgttttttgtttttcttgcaaCCACCGTTTTCTAGTTCCAAGTTTTAAATACATGGAAGGAAGTCCGGGAGAACCAAatgaaggagcaggaggagaggaagaaacttttgttttttcctttttttttttttttttctgccaggaGTAGCTGGAAATTATGATCGGGTTCCTTTTCTGCCAGCTTGGAAGGGCAACCCCGTGACTGATTGCGATTCTGAGGATGTCTATGCAAAGTTGGATTCTTGTTTCAGTGTTTCCAATCTGAAGTATTGCACATCTGAACTGGGACTGTTAACACTGATGCCAATACAGTGTGGGGTGCCAGAAAGTGTCTGCTGAtatttgtggggggaaaaaaatctattttgtttaCCTACTGTATCTAAGGGGAGTCTGGGGAAAAAcggtagtatttttttttatcagctgTGAAAAAAATGTTACAGATCTGCACATTTTGTGTGTGTActattgtgtgtgtgcgtgtgtggttttgtgtttttttttaaagtttagctTTTTATTCTTATTGGTTGGCAGTAACGGATTTTGATGAGTAGCTCTTTAAAATACAGTACAAAGACTTAACAAATGTGATTCAGGGCCCCCAGCACCCCTGTGTCTGCAGAGTGCCTTCAAAACTCAGCTGTTCCAGCCGGTGCCAACCTGTGAACTTCCCACCCTACCCCAGAATCTGCTATTTCCCCAAACCACTTCCCAGTTTCCTTTCAGTAATCATCCCTAAGGAGCCAGGACAATAGGGCCTGTTGTTCTGTGAATTTCTTCTTTATCATTTCCAgcctttaaaatgtaatttccaTGTCttgcgatttttttttttttacttttttttccttcgtTTTGTTCAAATGTTCAGGTATTTAGCTccccttttatattattttaaaatatttttttttggttatctGTTAATAGGGTCTTCCTTCAGAAGCAAAGAGCAAAATTTTACTGTTGTGATGTACCAAGAGAATTCTAACCAATTGTAATTTTTAATTCCAGACAACACGTGTTTAATCATTGTCTCttcattttaagacttttaatacaaatgtcatttttaaagaaacaaacccaaaactATTGTTTGTGTTTCTGTGTTTCATATTCAGTGATTTAATACAGTAGCATGGCTAAGGTGGACAGGTGCAGGTCATTGGTGGTGCCTGATGTCCCCAAGAGTTGGTGGTCAAATTTTGAAGACAGAAGTACTTCAGTGGCAAGTTGAATGACATCACTCCCAACTTCTTAAATATGGGGAAAATCACCATGGTCTAGGAAGCCCTGGGGTATGGCCATATCATCTGACTACAAGATTATTGACTCTTCACCTGGCATGGAGCAGTTTACCTCACCTCACAGTAGGTAGGGAAGGGAGAAGCCAACTGCTAGTACTGCCTTAAATCTGGGAAAGTAACCATCTACCTGACCAGGCAGGGTtagcattttctcatttgtttagtTTAAATTAGGTCACATATACACCAAGTCAAAAGGGTGTTTGGGGAAGATGATTTCCATTCCGAAGTCATACCTACTAGCGTTTCTGCAGTAATTTGTATAGGCTGTAGACAGCATTTCAACTCCTGAGGTTTTGATTTGGAAATAGATCTTTAgatttacaaagaaagaaaacagaaaaaactaAGACAAAAACGCCTGGCTCATTACACATCATGGGCCATTTTGACCTAATGAAATTTTCCTGCTAACAGTAGGAGGCAGCGTGagctttttctgttttattttccccaagGGCCACTTTACTAATATAACCTCTTTAGAATAAAAGGTTTGTGGCTATATACCAAGAGCATTTGATCTACCGTAAGTCTGTGAGTGTAGATGAAGTTTTCTCAAGGGTCTTTGGACAGAGGGATTTATTCTGTGGAGGAAGCCAAAACAAATTACAGGCCACAGGTTTCTTTAAACAGTATTAACATATCTTGCCTTAAAATGTGTCCTTTGCCCAGGAGACATCCCAGTATTCCAGGGTGGAGGAAGAATTGACATTTTACCTGTGGTGGTCCTATggccatttttttctcattctcgATCTCACTTAAGTTTACTATTAAAGTCAATTAGAAGGTACTAAATATATTCTAAGTAGAGAAATTAAGAGAAACTACTCAAATGTATGCCTTTGCAAAGATTCCTTCTTGTATTTGGGTAAATTGAGTTGCTTCAGTAGATCTAAAGTGTTGAAAATTCTGAAGACTTA is drawn from Myotis daubentonii chromosome 3, mMyoDau2.1, whole genome shotgun sequence and contains these coding sequences:
- the RAP2B gene encoding ras-related protein Rap-2b, translated to MREYKVVVLGSGGVGKSALTVQFVTGSFIEKYDPTIEDFYRKEIEVDSSPSVLEILDTAGTEQFASMRDLYIKNGQGFILVYSLVNQQSFQDIKPMRDQIIRVKRYERVPMILVGNKVDLEGEREVSFGEGKALADEWSCPFMETSAKNKASVDELFAEIVRQMNYAAQPNGDEGCCSACVIL